One genomic window of Tenacibaculum tangerinum includes the following:
- a CDS encoding helix-turn-helix domain-containing protein has translation MKTITINTESIGKTFSQLHKQLSASYEKCFKEHCLTFNNTLGRGEVRGILLQNNISYLEFNVQFEEDVALIVNGIVSKTVNIAYCSGGSVSHQFSSTSKEVTLEPFKTAIVSNVNSQSNTIYFKKDTPTTITLISAYKLDEGYANTTVQKQLFNTFINNKKENTVFLTSNNLEVAEKIAQLSSYNEKGIVRSLLVEGMVHIILALQIQHYRRDVMNLNTNKGSLTSSEMEEIKELSMFIKNYPEEANTIEDLCRKTGLTASKLQEGFKLMHNTTVNDFIRDERIRKSEKLIKNSDLNISQIVYSIGFSSRSYFCKIFKQKYNCTPTQYKLKTKLAATA, from the coding sequence ATGAAAACTATAACAATCAATACCGAGTCTATTGGTAAAACTTTCAGTCAGTTGCATAAACAATTATCAGCATCTTATGAAAAATGTTTTAAAGAGCATTGTTTAACTTTTAATAACACATTGGGTCGTGGTGAAGTAAGAGGTATTTTATTACAAAATAACATTTCTTATCTTGAATTTAATGTACAGTTTGAAGAAGACGTTGCATTGATTGTTAATGGTATTGTAAGTAAAACTGTAAATATAGCCTATTGTTCTGGAGGGTCTGTAAGTCACCAATTTTCATCAACTTCTAAAGAGGTAACTTTAGAACCTTTTAAAACGGCCATCGTATCGAATGTAAACTCTCAAAGTAACACCATTTATTTTAAGAAAGATACTCCCACAACTATTACCTTAATTAGTGCTTATAAGCTAGATGAAGGTTATGCAAATACTACGGTTCAAAAACAACTATTTAACACGTTTATTAATAACAAAAAAGAAAATACTGTGTTTTTAACTTCTAATAATTTAGAAGTGGCTGAAAAGATAGCACAACTAAGCTCATACAACGAAAAAGGAATTGTGCGTAGCTTACTAGTTGAAGGAATGGTACACATTATTCTTGCCTTACAAATTCAACACTACCGAAGAGATGTTATGAATTTAAACACCAATAAAGGCAGTTTAACATCGAGCGAAATGGAAGAAATAAAAGAGCTTTCAATGTTTATTAAAAACTATCCTGAAGAAGCCAACACCATAGAAGATTTGTGCAGAAAAACAGGACTAACTGCTTCTAAACTACAAGAGGGTTTCAAGTTAATGCACAACACCACTGTAAACGATTTTATTCGCGACGAACGTATTAGAAAATCTGAGAAACTGATTAAAAATAGTGACTTAAATATTTCTCAAATCGTTTACTCTATAGGTTTTTCAAGCAGAAGCTATTTTTGTAAAATATTTAAACAAAAGTATAACTGTACTCCTACACAATATAAACTAAAAACCAAGTTAGCTGCAACAGCATAA
- the rpsU gene encoding 30S ribosomal protein S21 translates to MLRIIVKDGENIDRALKRYKRKFRNVKVLQELRERKQYTKPSVTRRAQIQKAAYKEQLFKEE, encoded by the coding sequence ATGTTAAGAATAATTGTAAAAGATGGTGAAAATATTGATAGAGCTTTAAAGCGTTATAAGCGTAAGTTTAGAAATGTAAAAGTTTTACAAGAGTTAAGAGAGCGAAAGCAATACACGAAACCTTCTGTAACTAGAAGAGCACAAATTCAAAAAGCAGCTTATAAAGAGCAGTTGTTTAAAGAAGAATAG